The Mustela nigripes isolate SB6536 chromosome 4, MUSNIG.SB6536, whole genome shotgun sequence genome includes a window with the following:
- the TAC1 gene encoding protachykinin-1 isoform X1, translated as MKILVALAVFFLVSTQLFAEEIGTSDDLNYWSDWSDSDQIKALRLLAQGSAPRGNSEELPEPFEHLLQRIARRPKPQQFFGLMGKRDADSSIEKQVALLKALYGHGQISHKRHKTDSFVGLMGKRALNSVAYDRSAMQNYERRRK; from the exons ATGAAAATCCTCGTGGCCTTGGCCGTCTTTTTTCTCGTTTCCACTCAACTGTTTGCCGAAGAAATCGGAACCAGCGATGATCTGAATTATTGGTCCGACTGGTCGGACAGCGACCAGATCAAG GCTCTCAGGCTATTGGCCCAAGGGAGCGCGCCTCGAGGGAACAGT GAGGAGCTGCCGGAGCCTTTTGAGCATCTTCTGCAGAGAATCGCCCGGAGACCCAAGCCTCAGCAGTTCTTCGGATTAATGGGCAAACGGGATGCTG ATTCCTCAATTGAAAAACAAGTGGCCCTGTTAAAGGCTCTTTATG gaCATGGCCAGATCTCTCATAAAA GGCATAAAACAGATTCCTTTGTTGGACTAATGGGCAAAAGAGCTTTAAATTCTG TGGCTTATGACAGGAGCGCGATGCAGAATTACGAACGAAGACGCAAATAA
- the TAC1 gene encoding protachykinin-1 isoform X3: MKILVALAVFFLVSTQLFAEEIGTSDDLNYWSDWSDSDQIKALRLLAQGSAPRGNSEELPEPFEHLLQRIARRPKPQQFFGLMGKRDAGHGQISHKRHKTDSFVGLMGKRALNSVAYDRSAMQNYERRRK, from the exons ATGAAAATCCTCGTGGCCTTGGCCGTCTTTTTTCTCGTTTCCACTCAACTGTTTGCCGAAGAAATCGGAACCAGCGATGATCTGAATTATTGGTCCGACTGGTCGGACAGCGACCAGATCAAG GCTCTCAGGCTATTGGCCCAAGGGAGCGCGCCTCGAGGGAACAGT GAGGAGCTGCCGGAGCCTTTTGAGCATCTTCTGCAGAGAATCGCCCGGAGACCCAAGCCTCAGCAGTTCTTCGGATTAATGGGCAAACGGGATGCTG gaCATGGCCAGATCTCTCATAAAA GGCATAAAACAGATTCCTTTGTTGGACTAATGGGCAAAAGAGCTTTAAATTCTG TGGCTTATGACAGGAGCGCGATGCAGAATTACGAACGAAGACGCAAATAA
- the TAC1 gene encoding protachykinin-1 isoform X2, which produces MKILVALAVFFLVSTQLFAEEIGTSDDLNYWSDWSDSDQIKEELPEPFEHLLQRIARRPKPQQFFGLMGKRDADSSIEKQVALLKALYGHGQISHKRHKTDSFVGLMGKRALNSVAYDRSAMQNYERRRK; this is translated from the exons ATGAAAATCCTCGTGGCCTTGGCCGTCTTTTTTCTCGTTTCCACTCAACTGTTTGCCGAAGAAATCGGAACCAGCGATGATCTGAATTATTGGTCCGACTGGTCGGACAGCGACCAGATCAAG GAGGAGCTGCCGGAGCCTTTTGAGCATCTTCTGCAGAGAATCGCCCGGAGACCCAAGCCTCAGCAGTTCTTCGGATTAATGGGCAAACGGGATGCTG ATTCCTCAATTGAAAAACAAGTGGCCCTGTTAAAGGCTCTTTATG gaCATGGCCAGATCTCTCATAAAA GGCATAAAACAGATTCCTTTGTTGGACTAATGGGCAAAAGAGCTTTAAATTCTG TGGCTTATGACAGGAGCGCGATGCAGAATTACGAACGAAGACGCAAATAA
- the TAC1 gene encoding protachykinin-1 isoform X4, whose translation MKILVALAVFFLVSTQLFAEEIGTSDDLNYWSDWSDSDQIKEELPEPFEHLLQRIARRPKPQQFFGLMGKRDAGHGQISHKRHKTDSFVGLMGKRALNSVAYDRSAMQNYERRRK comes from the exons ATGAAAATCCTCGTGGCCTTGGCCGTCTTTTTTCTCGTTTCCACTCAACTGTTTGCCGAAGAAATCGGAACCAGCGATGATCTGAATTATTGGTCCGACTGGTCGGACAGCGACCAGATCAAG GAGGAGCTGCCGGAGCCTTTTGAGCATCTTCTGCAGAGAATCGCCCGGAGACCCAAGCCTCAGCAGTTCTTCGGATTAATGGGCAAACGGGATGCTG gaCATGGCCAGATCTCTCATAAAA GGCATAAAACAGATTCCTTTGTTGGACTAATGGGCAAAAGAGCTTTAAATTCTG TGGCTTATGACAGGAGCGCGATGCAGAATTACGAACGAAGACGCAAATAA